CCGGCGCGGCGGATGCTGGTGAGTTGCTCCATGGCGAGTTTTTTCTCGTCGATCCATCCGCTGGCGGCGGCGGCTTTGACCATGAGGTATTCGCCGCTGACATGATAAGCGGCGAGTGGGAGCGGGGTGATCTGGCGAATTCGATAGAGGATGTCGAGATAGGGCAGGGCGGGTTTGACCATGAGGATGTCAGCGCCTTCAGCTTCGTCGAGTCGGGCTTCGCGTTCGGCTTCGCGGCCGTTGGCGGGGTCCATTTGGTAGGTTTTTTTGTCGCCGAATTTGGGGGCGGAATCGAGGGCTCCGCGGAACGGGCCATAGCAGGCGCTGGCGTATTTGGCGGTGTAGGACATGATGGAAATGTCCGTGAAGTTTTCGCTGTCGAGCGCGGCACGAAGGGCGGCAACGCGTCCGTCCATCATGTCGCTGGGGGAGATGATGTCGGCTCCGGCACGGGCGTGGCAGAGGGCCTGCTGACAGAGGGCGATGACGGTGGGGTCGTTGAGAATGATGCCGTTGTCGTCAACCAGGCCGTCGTGACCGTCGGCGTTGTAAGGGTCGAGCGCAACGTCGGTGATGACGGTGAGTCTCGGATGGGCGGCTTTGAGGGCTGCTATGGCGCGGGGAATGAGGCCATCGGGATTCCAGGCTTCTTCGCACGCGCGGGTTTTGAGCGATTCGGCAATGGCAGGAAAAAGGACGATGGCGGGGATGCCAAGAGCATGGGCTTCGCCGGCTTCCTTGACGAGTCCGGCAAGACTCCAGCGCGTGCAGCCAGGCATGGAAGCGATCGGTTGGTCGTCGTCGCCTTCATGGAGGAAGAGGGGAAGGATGAGGTGCGAGGCGGTGAGCTCGGTTTCGCGAACGAGACCACGAATGGATTCGGTGCGGCGATTGCGGCGAGGGCGGATCATGGAAAGTCGGAGGTGGGAAGTCGGAAGTCGGAAGTTCAGAGGTCACGCTTTCGTGATCGTGTAGCCTTCTTTGCTGTCTTTGATGAGCCAGCCTTTGGATTCGAGTTCTTTGCGGAGCGTGTCGGAGGTGGCCCAATCTTTGGATTGTTTGGCGTTCCAGCGTTGCTCGGCGAGGGATTGGATTTCGGCGGGGATGTCGGATTCGGTGATGGTGGCCAGGGCGGGAAGTTCGATGCCGATGGCGTCGAGGATGAAGTGGAAGCCGAGGAAGGGGTCGTGTTGTTCTTCGGGGGTAAGTGAGGCGATTTTGGTTTTGTTGAGGGTGCCGAAGATCTGACCGATGGCGCCGGGAACATTGAGATCGGCAAGAAGGGCACTCCAGGCGGAGGCAAAGGGGCCGGGGTTTTGATGGGCGATCAGCTGGAAATGGGTAGGTTTCGCGAGGCTGGTGACTTCACGCAGGCTCTGTTCAAAGCGCGCGAGTTTCTGCAATGCCTCATGGGAGGAATCGAGGCTGTGGAGCGTGAAGTTGAGAGGCTGGCGGTAGTGACCGCTGAGCAGAGTGTAGCGCACCACGGCGGGGCTGAAGCCGCGGTGGCCGAGATCGGCGAGGGTGTAGAGATTG
This is a stretch of genomic DNA from Phragmitibacter flavus. It encodes these proteins:
- the hemB gene encoding porphobilinogen synthase, with amino-acid sequence MIRPRRNRRTESIRGLVRETELTASHLILPLFLHEGDDDQPIASMPGCTRWSLAGLVKEAGEAHALGIPAIVLFPAIAESLKTRACEEAWNPDGLIPRAIAALKAAHPRLTVITDVALDPYNADGHDGLVDDNGIILNDPTVIALCQQALCHARAGADIISPSDMMDGRVAALRAALDSENFTDISIMSYTAKYASACYGPFRGALDSAPKFGDKKTYQMDPANGREAEREARLDEAEGADILMVKPALPYLDILYRIRQITPLPLAAYHVSGEYLMVKAAAASGWIDEKKLAMEQLTSIRRAGADMILTYFAKDVARWLQSSP